The following nucleotide sequence is from Barnesiella viscericola DSM 18177.
TTTACTGGGATTTCCTCTCGTTGTTTGAAGATATGAAACGGGGAATCCGTATGGCCGTCGACAAGGGCTACCGCATCAAGAGCGTCGGTATTGACACCTGGGGGGTGGATTTCGGGTTGATTGACAAGCAGGGCAACCTGCTGGGCAACCCGGTGTGCTACCGCGACAGCCGCACCGACGGCATGCCGGAGCAGGTTTTTGCCCGCATCGATCCCAGTGCGCACTATGCCGTGGCCGGTACGCAGGTGATGGCCATCAATACGCTCTTCCAGCTCTATGCCATGAAGCAGGAGGGGAGTCCGCTGCTCGACGTGGCCGACCGGTTGCTGTTCATGCCCGACCTGTTCAGTTATTTCCTGACCGGGGTGGCCAACAACGAGTACAGCATAGCCTCTACCTCGGAGTTGATGGATATCCGGGCCTGCCGGTGGAACGAGACGCTCATGCGCGAGCTGGGTTTGCCGGAACATCTCTTCGGCGACATCGTGATGCCGGGGACGAGCCGGGGTGTCTTGAAGCCCGATGTGAAGGAAGAACTGGGGCTGGACTACGATGTGGAGGTGATTGCCGTGGCCTCGCACGACACGGCCAGCGCCGTGTATGCTGTCCCGACAGCTGCCGACGGTGAGGTGACCGCCTTTCTCAGCTCGGGCACCTGGTCGTTGCTGGGAGTGGTATGCGACGAGCCTGTCCTCACCGAAGAGGCCCGACTGCACGGCTTTACCAACGAAGGTGGAGCCGAGGGAAAAATCTGTTTCCTGCAAAACATCACCGGTCTGTGGATTCTCCAACGGCTGATGAGCGAATGGGGCGATGCCGGTCTATGTACCGACTACGAGGTGTTGATTCCGGCAGCCGAAGAGGCCGAGTTTGCCACGTGCATCGATGTCGACGATACCCGGTTTGCCAGTCCGGTGAATATGGCCGATGCCATTGTCGGCTACTGTCGGGAACAGGGAACGCCCGAGCCACATACGCAGGGCGAGTTCGTCAAGTGTGTACTCCTCTCTCTGGCCGAGCGCTATCGACGGGGGGTCGAAGGGTTGAACCGGTTGTTGCCCTGCCCGATAACCCGATTGCAAATTATCGGGGGCGGCTCGCAAAACCGTTATCTGAATCGGTTGACGTCCCAGTCTACCGGCTTGCCGGTTACGGCAGGCCCCGTAGAGGCGACCGCTATCGGCAACATACGGGCGCAGATGGAACTGGTTGCCCGTCGCTGAAAAACCTATGAATGAATCTTAATCTTTTAATCTGACTATCCATGAAAATATCAATCGTGAGTAAAAACGGGGTGAGCTATTTGCTGCCGTTTATCCTCATAACCACCTGTTTTGCCTTGTGGGGAT
It contains:
- a CDS encoding rhamnulokinase, with the translated sequence MKEAYLAVDFGGGSGRVIAGYPAEGGLQLETVYRFPNRQVRMGGHIYWDFLSLFEDMKRGIRMAVDKGYRIKSVGIDTWGVDFGLIDKQGNLLGNPVCYRDSRTDGMPEQVFARIDPSAHYAVAGTQVMAINTLFQLYAMKQEGSPLLDVADRLLFMPDLFSYFLTGVANNEYSIASTSELMDIRACRWNETLMRELGLPEHLFGDIVMPGTSRGVLKPDVKEELGLDYDVEVIAVASHDTASAVYAVPTAADGEVTAFLSSGTWSLLGVVCDEPVLTEEARLHGFTNEGGAEGKICFLQNITGLWILQRLMSEWGDAGLCTDYEVLIPAAEEAEFATCIDVDDTRFASPVNMADAIVGYCREQGTPEPHTQGEFVKCVLLSLAERYRRGVEGLNRLLPCPITRLQIIGGGSQNRYLNRLTSQSTGLPVTAGPVEATAIGNIRAQMELVARR